A DNA window from Arachis hypogaea cultivar Tifrunner chromosome 18, arahy.Tifrunner.gnm2.J5K5, whole genome shotgun sequence contains the following coding sequences:
- the LOC112770513 gene encoding probable terpene synthase 2, which produces MSNTNTSVLDCFKPDAKFNTRDRNTANYHPSIWKDHFLQYASQSMEFDDETKAQIEKLKKEVVKMLIDISKPIEEIVNLIDLICHLGIHYHFESEIDEVLQQIHKNYTKKGEIIIVDDNLRLLALLFRLLRQQGYHVSPNVFNKYKDENGNFSEKLVKDVEGLVELYEACHLRIHGEEILDEAYAFASTKLKSIATQLKPSLAAQVNYSLKQSLHRGLPRLEARRFISIYEEDPTHNQILLTLAKLDFNFLQNLHRKEVGNICKWWKKLDVAANFPYARDRIVECCNWVLAVYFEPQYSQARKILTKLLALTSIIDDTYDAYGTIDELKLFTEAIERWDIGCLNNLPKYMKLIYVSLLKIFEEAERELEKQGRFQKTIQAYMTEIKWLNNKYIPIMTEYIKTSTITSGYPMLITVSYIGMKDMATEDIFKWVTSKPKIVTASTIICRSMDDIVSNELEQKREHIVSYLECYMRECDISKEEAIQELQKGVTDAWKDINEECLKPTEVPRPFLMNILNLARFMDVMYKDEDCYTHAEGKMKKCIEALLVDPVPIT; this is translated from the exons ATGTCTAATACTAACACTTCAGTACTTGATTGCTTCAAACCTGATGCAAAATTCAACACGCGTGATCGGAACACTGCAAATTATCATCCTAGTATTTGGAAGGATCATTTCCTTCAATATGCTTCACAATCCatg GAATTTGATGATGAAACGAAGGCACAAATTGAAAAACTGAAGAAAGAAGTAGTCAAAATGCTTATTGATATCTCTAAACCCATTGAAGAAATAGTTAACTTGATTGATTTAATATGTCATTTGGGGATTCATTATCACTTTGAAAGCGAGATTGATGAAGTGCTGCAACAAATTCACAAGAATtatacaaaaaaaggagaaataatAATTGTTGATGATAACCTTCGCTTACTTGCTTTGCTTTTTAGGTTATTAAGGCAACAAGGATATCACGTTTCACCAA ATGTGTTCAACAAATACAAGGATGAGAATGGAAATTTCAGTGAAAAACTTGTGAAGGATGTGGAGGGATTGGTAGAGTTGTATGAAGCATGTCATCTCAGAATTCATGGAGAAGAAATATTAGATGAAGCTTATGCATTCGCTTCCACTAAACTTAAATCCATTGCGACCCAATTGAAGCCTTCACTTGCAGCACAAGTCAATTATAGTTTAAAGCAATCTTTACACCGAGGTTTGCCGAGATTGGAGGCACGCCGTTTTATTTCAATATATGAAGAAGATCCAACCCATAATCAAATTCTACTCACTCTTGCAAAATTAGACTTTAATTTCCTACAAAACTTGCATCGAAAAGAAGTTGGCAACATTTGCAA GTGGTGGAAGAAGCTTGACGTTGCTGCAAATTTTCCATATGCTCGAGATAGAATTGTGGAATGTTGTAATTGGGTTCTAGCGGTTTATTTTGAGCCCCAATATTCTCAAGCtagaaaaatattgacaaaattattggctcttacATCAATTATTGATGATACATACGATGCTTATGGAACTATAGATGAACTAAAACTTTTCACTGAGGCAATTGAAAG GTGGGATATTGGCTGTTTGAATAATCTTCCAAAATACATGAAATTAATTTATGTGTCTCTCCTCAAGATTTTTGAAGAAGCCGAACGAGAACTTGAGAAGCAAGGAAGA TTTCAGAAGACAATTCAGGCCTACATGACGGAGATCAAATGGTTGAATAACAAGTATATACCAATAATGACAGAATACATCAAAACATCAACAATAACATCTGGTTATCCGATGCTAATAACAGTTTCTTACATTGGCATGAAAGATATGGCCACAGAAGACATCTTCAAATGGGTAACAAGTAAACCCAAAATTGTTACAGCTTCCACAATTATTTGCAGGTCCATGGATGACATTGTCTCTAATGAG CTTGAACAGAAAAGAGAACATATTGTCTCATATTTAGAATGCTATATGAGAGAATGTGATATATCTAAAGAAGAAGCCATTCAAGAATTGCAAAAAGGAGTTACAGATGCTTGGAAGGATATAAATGAGGAATG